The window CTGTAAGTTAGCCCTGATCTGTGCAATCAGGTTATTTTTGCTGACGAAGGCCGGTCGCTCATCACGGTAAAACTCAATCGCCCGGCTGACAATATCCGGACTGAGATTAAAACCGGCGAAGACGTCATCGAAAAGATGGGGGTAGGTAGGTCCTAATCGTAATTTTTCGGCGGACATTTTTCTGGCCAGTCCGGAAACCGCCTCTCCCTGTTGCCCGAGCCAGTGCTCCAGCGCAGTAAAGATGCAATGGTCGTACTCCGCCTGCGCGTACAGGGTATTATCAAGATCAAACAACCATTCCTGATAAGGCTCCAAATGGATAAATAACTGCCTGATATTATCGGCAAGATCAGTAGACATACTCACTCCAGTAACGGCAGAAGGTTTTTTCGGAGAGAGTAAATGCCGGTGGTTGTTCATCATTCAGCCAGAGACGGATAGCAGCATCGGCCAAATCAGCGCCGGCCAGTATGGTAAACATCAGACTTCCGGATAAGCGCGGATTAATTTCGATCAGCTTAGGTCCTGCATCTGTCAGCATAATCTGAATATTCACCAGCCCGCGGAAATTCAGCTTCTTACTGACAGCGGTCACCAATTCAAGTACCTGCGGATTCTGATCAATACGGCCAATCGTCGATACACCGGCTGCCAGAAGACGCTGACGGGCAACCGCAGACAACAGTGCCGACTCCTTACCGAACAGACAATCCACGGTGTACTCAACGCCTTTAAGCTGCTGCTGCAGAATCCCCTGCTCTTTCGCAGAAAGAACCGAAAAAACAGCGTCATCATCAACCAGCATTACGCCTTTTCCGCCACGACCGTTACGCGGCTTATATATCGCCGGAACGCCAATGGCCCGCGGAGCAATGGCTAAATCATTCTGCTCACAGAACGTCTGAAAATTCAGTTTATCCAGACAAATTTTCATACTCTGATCAGCAGACAGCATTATTTTGCTCTTCTGAATCTGTCCGGCTCCGGCATTGACAATCGCCAGCAATTCTTCATCGATAAAGGGCAGGAAAAGATCACAACGATCAAGCTGCTTTGCCAGAAACGGAAGATAACCACTGTCTGTCGCCATGGGCGAAAGTACAAACTCATCGCACATAGCCGCCCCCAAAGGCGCGGCATACTCATTGGCATCCATTCCTATAATGTAATAGCCCTTTGAGCGCAGATGCTGTACCAGCGAGGCGGCGGCAGGTGAGGCGGCAGCGCTGATCAGAATACGGGGTTTATTACTGATATCTGACATACATTTCTTTTCCTGATGGCCGGAATCCGGCACGGCGAAAACTGCGGCGCGACGCATAATTGCCATTTTTTATAGCCGCATATAAACGGCGTTCTGAATGCACAGAGGCACAAAGATTCAGGGCGCTTGCAGCCAGACCAAGTCCCTGAAACCTGTGCGTTACAAGTACCGATATTTCAGCATCCCGGCGATTATGAATATCCAGACGGATATAACCCGCCGCCATTCCGCACAGCATGATCTTATAAAGAATAACGCTGCGGCTGGGTAAAACCTTGAGATACCATGAGCGGTGATCAGACCAGACCGGTACCTGTGGATTACGGAAAAATCGTCTGGCACCAGGCTCTTTCTGCCACTGATAAAACAGCGTGCAATCCTGTGGCCGTGCTGCTGTTAGCTGCAAATCCTGGCGGCTTTTAAGCAACATCTCCCGCACAATGCGCTCTGCCCCACAGCCATCAAATAATGCAGCTGCACACTGACTCATATGCTGTAACTGCTGTGGATTTTTCAGAACGTCAGCCAGTGCAGGAAGGTCAAGCTTTGCTGAACAGGTAAAATCACCGATATTGACTGCCATTCCCGCACTGACCGCAGCCTGTGCCGTCGCCTGCTGATTATCCGCGATGACAACCAGCGCTGTTGGTAAACCACGGCTTGCTCTCTCCCAGGTTGAACTGCCACCGGCACCAATTGCCAGATCGACGCTGTCATAGAGTGTGCACATATCCTGACAATAAGATTGCAATTGCACTGCGAAGGGGTAATACCCTGCGGTTATTTTTTCTGCGATCTGCGTATGGGAAACCGAACACTGATTGACCAGAACAACCAGCTGCAGATTCAGGCGTTGCGCCAGAGGCATCAATTGCTCAACGATATCAGCGCTGTAACCCGGTAAATCAGCACCACCAAGGTTAATCAGGATTTTCAGCTGACTATGTCCTGAGTAAATACGGTTCACTTTTTTGCGCATAAATTCCGGGCGCAGCAAAGAAAAACGGGCACCCGTCAAGATCCGGCAAGTGCTGTCAGTCCAGACGGAATAAGCCTCTGCATCGGCGGCCAGATTCTGATCCAGTAACAGATCACTCTGATGCTGCCGGTGCGGCCAGTCATCCAGAGCAAGCAAACGACAACCAGTGCTTTTAAGCGCAGACTGCCACTCCGCATTCAGTTCATAATGATCAACAATAACCCAATGGGGTTGCCATAATCCTGCGGGCTGCAGCGTAAGCTTTGCATCTTCTGCAATGGCTTCAGCAGAAGAAAGCTCAGCCCCCGGAATCAGATCAACCGCAAAACCATAGCGGCTGATTAACGCCTGAGCGTGCCCCGGTAATTCGCGGCAGATAAACCGGCATTCAGCTCCGGCTTTGGCTAAAGCAGCGGCCAGAGTCAGACAGCGCATGATGTGACCATGACCTATGGCCTCAGAAGCATCGGCCCTGATTAATACTCTCATACGGCTCGTAACAGGCGTACTCATCGGCGGATTCATCAGCGTATTTAACCCTGCGTTCCGGAAAATGCCTGCATTTCCTGCATGGCACGGAACAGGTACTCAGCTCTCTGCCAGTCTTCTTCCGTATCAATGTCCTGTACCCGATAGCGGGGAATAACCAGTGGCACAGAATCGGTGGAAAAGATCATTTTTTCCTGCAGCCAGGCATCTGCTGTTCCCCAGTAAAACTGCGCGGCATCATGATAAGCCTCTTCAAGTTCCTGCGAGCGCTTAACAAACAACTCCGGATTAAACATCTCGCCCCGCCCGGAAGGCAGAATCCTGAGGGCACGCTGTACAGGCGAGGGAAAACTGGCAACAGGAAACACATAACTGACGCTGCTGTCGCGTAAAACAGTCTCCGCCTGCTGAATATCAGCGGCAGAAATAAAAGGCGCTGCAGCATAAATACAGCAGACCTGTTCCGGCTCTTCACCCTGTTGCTTAAGCCAGTTAATCGCATGAGCCACAACCGGAATGGTCGCCGCCTGATCCGTTGCCAACTCCGCCGGGCGGGTAAAAGGCACTTCGGCACCAAGACTCCTGGCTACAGCCGCGATTTCTGCATCATCGGTCGACACAATAATTCGATCAAAGCAGCCACTGGCACGCGCTGCCTCAACAGACCAGGCCATAATCGGTTTGCCAAAAAATGGCCGGATATTTTTTTTAGCAATGCGCTTACTGCCACCACGGGCAGGAATTACAGCTACCTTCATAGCAATGCATCCGTAACGGCCTGAACAACGGAATCCTGTTGTTCTTCTGTCAGTGTATGATACATAGGCAGACTGATCGCCTGCTGGTAATAGCGCTCCGCCTGAGGAAAGTCTCCGTTGCAAAACCCCATGGCCTGATAAAATGGCTGCAAATGCACCGGTATATAGTGCAGGTTCACTCCTATACCCTGCTCGCGCAGTGCTTCAAATATCTGTCGATGAGTCTTGTTGATATTTTCCAACTGCAATCGGATCACGTACAGGTGCAACCCGGAATAACCGTCGGGGTTTTGCCAGGGCGTTGTTAGCGGCAGATCAGCCAATAATTTGTTGTAACGATGTGCCAGTTCGTGCCGGCGTGCAACAAACTGGTCAAGCCGCTGCATCTGACTGACTCCCAGAGCAGCCTGTAACTCAGTCATACGATAGTTAAAACCGAGTGCTATCTGCTGATAATACCAGGGACCATCCGGCTCTCTGGTCATGTGCGCCGGATCACGGGTAATACCGTGGCTGCGCAGCAGCATTAATTTTTCTGCCAGTACAGATGAATTGGTCAGCGCGGCACCGCCTTCTGCGGTTGTGATTATTTTTACCGGATGGAAACTAAAAACCGTAATATCACTGTAACGGCCACTGCCGATTGGCTGATTCTGGTATTGCCCACCAATTGCATGGGATGCATCTTCAATAACCCGGAAGCCATAACGTTCGGCCAGCCGGTTTATTGCAGCCATATCACAGGGTTGACCACAGAGGTGAACAGCCACCACTACTTTGGGCAGCATGCCCTTTTGCTCTGCCTGAATCAGTTTCTGTTCAAGCGCGAGCGGACACAGGTTGTATGTTTTTTCATCGAT of the Thalassolituus hydrocarboniclasticus genome contains:
- a CDS encoding HAD family hydrolase, with product MSTDLADNIRQLFIHLEPYQEWLFDLDNTLYAQAEYDHCIFTALEHWLGQQGEAVSGLARKMSAEKLRLGPTYPHLFDDVFAGFNLSPDIVSRAIEFYRDERPAFVSKNNLIAQIRANLQGRPLFIVTNGHTALQQHKVKCLGLDSLASKVVYCDKYNPEQLKPSRWAWDRLLADYQFSHPLYVGDSPATDGGFARNAGIDYYRFEYSYEH
- the pseC gene encoding UDP-4-amino-4,6-dideoxy-N-acetyl-beta-L-altrosamine transaminase, coding for MIPYGRQDINQQDIDAVVDVLQSDFLTQGPQVPLFEKALTDYTGAAYAVAVNSATSALHLACLALDVGPGDYVWTSPVTFVASANCALYCGAQVDFVDIDEKTYNLCPLALEQKLIQAEQKGMLPKVVVAVHLCGQPCDMAAINRLAERYGFRVIEDASHAIGGQYQNQPIGSGRYSDITVFSFHPVKIITTAEGGAALTNSSVLAEKLMLLRSHGITRDPAHMTREPDGPWYYQQIALGFNYRMTELQAALGVSQMQRLDQFVARRHELAHRYNKLLADLPLTTPWQNPDGYSGLHLYVIRLQLENINKTHRQIFEALREQGIGVNLHYIPVHLQPFYQAMGFCNGDFPQAERYYQQAISLPMYHTLTEEQQDSVVQAVTDALL
- a CDS encoding ATP-grasp domain-containing protein, with product MSDISNKPRILISAAASPAAASLVQHLRSKGYYIIGMDANEYAAPLGAAMCDEFVLSPMATDSGYLPFLAKQLDRCDLFLPFIDEELLAIVNAGAGQIQKSKIMLSADQSMKICLDKLNFQTFCEQNDLAIAPRAIGVPAIYKPRNGRGGKGVMLVDDDAVFSVLSAKEQGILQQQLKGVEYTVDCLFGKESALLSAVARQRLLAAGVSTIGRIDQNPQVLELVTAVSKKLNFRGLVNIQIMLTDAGPKLIEINPRLSGSLMFTILAGADLADAAIRLWLNDEQPPAFTLSEKTFCRYWSEYVY
- the pseG gene encoding UDP-2,4-diacetamido-2,4,6-trideoxy-beta-L-altropyranose hydrolase; the encoded protein is MRCLTLAAALAKAGAECRFICRELPGHAQALISRYGFAVDLIPGAELSSAEAIAEDAKLTLQPAGLWQPHWVIVDHYELNAEWQSALKSTGCRLLALDDWPHRQHQSDLLLDQNLAADAEAYSVWTDSTCRILTGARFSLLRPEFMRKKVNRIYSGHSQLKILINLGGADLPGYSADIVEQLMPLAQRLNLQLVVLVNQCSVSHTQIAEKITAGYYPFAVQLQSYCQDMCTLYDSVDLAIGAGGSSTWERASRGLPTALVVIADNQQATAQAAVSAGMAVNIGDFTCSAKLDLPALADVLKNPQQLQHMSQCAAALFDGCGAERIVREMLLKSRQDLQLTAARPQDCTLFYQWQKEPGARRFFRNPQVPVWSDHRSWYLKVLPSRSVILYKIMLCGMAAGYIRLDIHNRRDAEISVLVTHRFQGLGLAASALNLCASVHSERRLYAAIKNGNYASRRSFRRAGFRPSGKEMYVRYQ
- the pseF gene encoding pseudaminic acid cytidylyltransferase, giving the protein MKVAVIPARGGSKRIAKKNIRPFFGKPIMAWSVEAARASGCFDRIIVSTDDAEIAAVARSLGAEVPFTRPAELATDQAATIPVVAHAINWLKQQGEEPEQVCCIYAAAPFISAADIQQAETVLRDSSVSYVFPVASFPSPVQRALRILPSGRGEMFNPELFVKRSQELEEAYHDAAQFYWGTADAWLQEKMIFSTDSVPLVIPRYRVQDIDTEEDWQRAEYLFRAMQEMQAFSGTQG